In the Mesorhizobium sp. WSM2240 genome, GAGCCCATCGCCCCCATCAGCACCTCGATCATATAGCTCGTGGCTCCGAGCCCGGCGTCGGCGATCGGCCAGGCGCGCGACACGTCGGAGGTGATGATGAATTCCGTGCCGTTCTTCGTGCCGCCACCGGAGAAGAATGGCTCCCAGACGTGGCCGATATGGCCGAGCTGGTAGGCGGCGAGGTAGCGGGCGATGAAGAAACCGAAGAGGCCGAGCGCGATGATCGGCAGGCGCTGCAGCCAGGACGAAGGCGAGTAGGTCCAGCCCGGCGGAATCTCGCTTTCGTCCATCATGCCTTCATGACTCATGCCGGGCATCATGGGTACGAGCACCGAAAAGGCGATTGCAAGCGCACCGATGATGGTGTCGTTGGCATAGGCCGCCGCGCTCGGGGTCCAGAAGAAGAGCGGTGCGAAGAGCAGCCACAGGCCGACGACCGTCGTGCCCCACTGCGCCCAATTGAATTTCGGCTTGAGAGCGAGCGAGCCGAACAGGATCAGGAGAAGCCCGCACGCGATCTCGTTCCAGCCGGTGATGGCATTGCGCAGTTCCGGCGCCCACAGGCCGCGCTCCTGGGTAACATCGCGCGCTACATTGCCGGCGATCTCCGGATTGAACAGTGCGAGCTGGAATGGACTGGTTAGCAGCCAGACGCCGAGCGCGATGACAAGCAAATGCACCCACAACATGTGCAGGCGCATTTTTGCCATCCGTGCCATATGCTCCTGCATCGCCTTCTTCCCGTGGGCGTCATGCATCCCAGAGCCTCCGGTGGCCTCTTCTCGGCCTGCCACCGTGGACACGTTGAGCTTGTTCACCCGGTACCACCCGACCGGATCCGCTTTGAGCGCCTCGATCATTTTGGGCAGCGTCTCGCGCAGGGAGCGTTTCGGTTTCCAATCGAGTACCGTTCTGGCGCGGGTGATGTCGAGCGCATAGTGGTCGTCGGCTATGTCGACCATCCATGGTTTGATGAAGGAGTCCTCGTCGAGCACTTCCTCTTCGATCCAGGCGCCGGTCCTTGCGAGCGCTTTCGGAACGTACCAGGTCTCCCAAGGCTCGCCATGGATGATCTGGCCGATCTGGCGCTGCATCTCCCCGTACCCGAGTGCTTCAGGTTCTCCAAGCAGGAGCGGCAACTCGGGTGGAAGCTCCTTGCGCCGCTCGATCAGCCGCAGGATTGCATCCGCGAAGTCCTCGACATGCAGGAAGGACTGCCCCGTCTCGAGGTTGCCCGGATAGACTCGCCCTTTAGGGCTTCGCTCGTAAATCCGGGCGATCTGATTGGCCAGGAATGGGTTGCTGCTCCGATCGTCATAAACGCCGGCAGGACGAAGATACGACGGGCATGCTCCCGTGCCGTTTCGCGATCAGCCTTTCGGTTTGGACCTTGGATGCGCGGTAGGGCAGTTTCGGGTCGAGAGGCTGGTCCTCGTCGATCCTTTCGCCGGGCTTGGCGGCCCGATGCACCAGCATGGTGCTGGCGAATACGAACTGCTCGACCTCGAAGCTCCCGAGAGCCTGGAGGAGGTGTTCGGTACCGCGCAGCGTAATCTCCTCATATTTCGGGTTCGATTCTCCCGTGAGGTCGAAATAGGCGGCCAGATGAATGACGGATGCAATGCGGTCCCCGGCATGCTTGCGCACGCGTTCGAGCGCCGCCTTGACGCTTTCCTTCGAAGTGAGGTCGATCTCGACGAACAAGTTCGGCTCTGGACCGGCCTTTGCTGCCTTGAGATCGAGCGAGACGACGTCGAACCGGTCGCGAAGCTTCGCAACAAGTGCGCGGCCAAGAAATCCGCTGCCGCCCGTGATTAGTACGGTGTCTTTTTGCTTCGGCAATCGTTCCTCCTTCGGACGGAAAGCCGCGGCGCGGTGTGGGTCGGCTTTATTGTGCTCGATCAAGGCCACCAGTTCCTTTCCTGGGGCTCTCTCGTGGAGCAACTCGTATATGCCGCAGGTGTTCCGGCAGCTTGTTGGTTTGCGGATCGCGCCAAACCCACCACGGCCGCCTTACTTGTTCGTCAGCCGTTGACAGGTTGAGGGATCGGCCTCCGCAAGGGTCCAGAGCCGGATATGCGGGAGTTTGTGCATCCTTTCGTGAGTACGCGCCGATGCGATCATTCGTTCATGCCGCCGCACCATAGCACGGAGAACGCGGTAGAAAGCCGCGGTGGGCCGCTGTAGCGGCTTGAGAACAAATCTAAGGTGCGCCGGCCACCGCGCCGACACGGCTGTGGCGAGCGCCCGGTCGGGGCCGGCCCGCACCTTTCGATGGTGTTCGGCCCGGGAGTCAGACGCTTCGGTTACATATTGCTAAGAGCAGACCACGAGCTTGAGCGTCAGTTCCGATTACGCCCAGAACAAAAGGCCGATCACCAGCAACGCGATGACGATCAG is a window encoding:
- a CDS encoding vitamin K epoxide reductase family protein, translating into MPLLLGEPEALGYGEMQRQIGQIIHGEPWETWYVPKALARTGAWIEEEVLDEDSFIKPWMVDIADDHYALDITRARTVLDWKPKRSLRETLPKMIEALKADPVGWYRVNKLNVSTVAGREEATGGSGMHDAHGKKAMQEHMARMAKMRLHMLWVHLLVIALGVWLLTSPFQLALFNPEIAGNVARDVTQERGLWAPELRNAITGWNEIACGLLLILFGSLALKPKFNWAQWGTTVVGLWLLFAPLFFWTPSAAAYANDTIIGALAIAFSVLVPMMPGMSHEGMMDESEIPPGWTYSPSSWLQRLPIIALGLFGFFIARYLAAYQLGHIGHVWEPFFSGGGTKNGTEFIITSDVSRAWPIADAGLGATSYMIEVLMGAMGSSKRWRTMPWMVTFFFILVVPLGGVSIFFIIIQPIMIGTYCTLCLIAAFAMLVMIPLTVDEVVAMGQYMLRSHRAGRPLIRTFLQGGPDAGGKPDDRASLDEPLRKQAEAAVWGVTLPWTLIASSVLGAWLMFSRLVFGAEGAVADSDHLVGAMIITVAVIAMAEVARPLRFLNVLLGLWLIATPWMLSGATAGAAWNDVICGLLVIALSLPRGTRSNERYGSWDRYVF
- a CDS encoding NAD(P)-dependent oxidoreductase translates to MPKQKDTVLITGGSGFLGRALVAKLRDRFDVVSLDLKAAKAGPEPNLFVEIDLTSKESVKAALERVRKHAGDRIASVIHLAAYFDLTGESNPKYEEITLRGTEHLLQALGSFEVEQFVFASTMLVHRAAKPGERIDEDQPLDPKLPYRASKVQTERLIAKRHGSMPVVSSSCRRL